From the genome of Solanum pennellii chromosome 6, SPENNV200:
ATCAGTTACACCAAGGTCAACTAAGTCTGCAGTTCCATTGAGGGGAAAACTAATGCATACTCCCAGAAGAACATCATCACCAATGAGCAGCTCAAGCGTATCAAAGTATTCAAGACGCCGTGCTAGTGCTGCTGATTCCCCTTTCAATCATTCCATGAAGGATGACGACAGCCTCACGAGCTGTCCTCCTTTTTCAGGTCCAAGTTACATGTCACCAACCATCTCAGCCAAAGCCAAATTCAGAGGAAAAACCATTCTTGAGGAGAGAAATATAGGTACTCCATCCAACAGCTCGAGGAGGAGGCTGTCGTTTCCTTTGACTCCAAGTAGTACTGGATCCGTCAAGTGGAACAAAGGGTCTGGAAAGGATGCCGCTTCTTTAAAGGAACATGAATCTATGGGAGATCATATGAGTGTGCATTCTACTGGTTCGACGCCTACTATAGTTGGGAGGAAACCATTTCAAAGATTTGTGTAATTTTGTTCCCTGTATGTCCCATCTGTATTTAGCTCTGAAGTTACCTATGTATGTGTATTTATTGGTGTATTTTGTTAACAGAACACTaatgtaaaataattaagtgtGAACATTCTCTTGTTTGTTAGACTTATCTAGTGAAGGAAGAAAggataattagtatatttttaagTTGGATCTCTCTTTACTTGTACTATTTTATGCTAAATCATGTTATTGCTAACTTTATGTGGTCACCGATGGACTGTGAATTttgcctcttttttttttggagtcaTTTTGATGATTCATGTGAAGATTATCATATTTGATcttgttaattttttcttattgtttatCTCATTTCTGCCTAACTTTTTATAACaactgaatttttaaaaatctttttttttttttgatattttcctcCCTTTTTTTTGCACTTTCTTTGTTAATTTATGTACATGTAATCTAGTAtccttatttattaatatgtaacTCCACAGTCATTTAAATAATAGTTAAAGATGTCATTACTTTTGTAATGTATTTATCATGTTACTTATCTGCTTCCTTCGCAATTTTTAACTTTACTTTTTCTCATGTCTTTTCGTGTTCTATACTTCAGGAGTTCCAAACTAACTTTCATTATGAATAATGCAAATATTACATTAAGGTCCGGTAAAAAAAGTGTCTATAAATTATGAAGTAAAAAGTTATATAGATGTTTTACGTCATTTTGAAAATcagatttacattttttatttctaatcaTTTTCTACGTCGGACTTAGAAATCCGGtctttataattaaaaaagaaaaaaattagccATCCTCATTAAGGGGTCGCGTCGTGCATCTGATTCATGTATCAGAGtgtactagatacatgtatttaacAAAGTAAGTAAATGTGGTACGAAAGATAATTTCAAATTGTGGTACGaaagataatttcaaaaatgagAAACTAAAGTGAAGACATATAATTAGTCCCTAAACTAGTGCAATTCGAGTTAAGTGTTGTTAACTCACAcaaacattttgaaaaattaaaaataaggaaattacGTAATTACACGGCTTAAGATAACATTatctctaaaaaaaaagaatctttaCCATTTgactaactaaaaaaaatccctttttctttttctctctcttaacATCCCACTTCaactctatttttaattttatttgtgtacAATATTCTCgtaaaaaatgttattgttgatacataacgctaattatttcaaatctaTATCAATATGAATCTTATTTATAGTTATatagatacataacttatatatttaatttataatttatatactaTTAACTATGTATCGAGCGAACGAGCAATGTATTCACGAGTTTTGAAATATGATGTCCGTGCAGATGGGCTGCCCGCCCCATATGTAAAAGCGGCCCACTCCAAAACCCAAAATAAATCTCTCTTCTTCCTTAATTTTTCTTCAAACACCAAACAAGCCCTGCTGATTCCTCCATTTTCTTCTGCAAAATCGAAGTTTGCcctattatttttcttctttttcccaCTGTTCGCAGTTTGCTAGGTCACAGAATTATTCGGGTAAGTCATGATTTTACTTGTTTTAGGTCTTTGAATTTTGCTTTCTGATTTTGTGTTTTTGAGTTAATGATGATTCCTAATAATTAGGTCTTTTGTCAAATCATCTTATGAATCACTGGTCGTTTTGTGGTTAATTAAGTTCAAACCTTGTGGGTTTTGCTGTATTTTTCTTGGATTTAGTTTACTGAAGGCGCTATGCAACTGGTTTATCATGGGTTTTACTATATTGTTTgccttttaatttattgattttgaagGGCAAAAGTATTTAGGTTTAATTGGCAATGATAAATGTCGATAGTAATTTGTAGAAGATGCATATTGCAGATGTATAACCCGTGTGTGCTAATGTCAAACGAAAACATCACTAGTTTCAGGGGTAAGTGGAGATAGATCACTACATTGAGCCTTTATTGTGCAGGACTACGTTAGtgaagaatatttttatatttgctaatGCTAAAGCTGCATAATCTTGAGATGAGATGCTACTAAAGGGGGGTGGATTGATGGGGTGTGATCACAGCATTTACCTAACATTGGGGGTTATTCTAAGTTTCTATTCTAATAATCTTTATCCAAGTTGTTAATAGCTCAATTTACGATATCTAGTTTGGGTGTCTGTGGGAACAAGAAGAAACATTATACGTGACAGGTCAACCACTCGAACAATATGTTTTTGTTAAGGCATTTTAGTGAACATTAGCATTTATTCACTTGGTTCAGATAACATTATACTTTTATTTGGGAGACAACTAAATCTTATGGAAGGAAGATttgatattttaagaaaaattaatagtGCCTTTTCAACAAGgcaaggaaaagaaaagagcaaTGCTAAGTTACAGATAGAACTTCAGctgataataaaatatttaggggTGGGGGGATGCAAGGGAAGGAGGAAAATACGAAGGACAACTCTTTTCCAAAACCATTTTTAGGACTTGAATAAGCTTTGAGGTATATCATAAAACAAGTTAGAATCCAAAATTTGTGCTGTTTTTGTTCCACACATTTTTATCATTTGGACAATATGTATTAATTCTGGGTTCCTTTGTGACCCCTAGTGATGTACGCAAACTAGATAATGACAACCATTGAGGGCTAAACTGAAATCTGGGAATACTGCCAACAAATGTAAGGACTTGTTCCTGAGGAAATGTATTTGGTAGATGTATCATTTATATAGTATTTCATATTGACTGTGAGAGGTAAAACTTAATTTCATGGCACATATTGTTGAAAGTCTAGTCAATTGGTCTTGTGTTTTTACTGAATATTGAATAGGGATCTTGTTAATGGATATGAGAATGATTTTAGAGGCTTTTGGAGAAGACATTACAGGAGAATCGTGTTTTGACGTACCATTATTTACGTGCTATCCCTTGATCAAAAGGAAAAGTTGTTCTCCCTTCTCCCTGTCAGTTAATTTTCTTCTTCGCTTCCATGCAATTCTAAGCTCCAAGAAGTCCTAGCTTCAGTTTCCCTTCCAAGCAAATGTTTTCATTtgtgttataattatgttaCTGTATTTCTTGGAGGCTTTTACTAATAACATGAATTCTACTGTCCTTTTGGTTTCTCTTTTGCCCTAATAACATGAATTTATAGAGATTACCTTTGTCTTGATATGGCTTTGATATTTGATTCTTTCATCACCAGTATTTGTGATTGGAGTTGCTGATATAGATATGATGTTTGACATGGTCTATTTTGTGTTTCAGCGCTATGGCTGCTAGAGCTGAAGAACCAATCAATGAGCAAGCAGTTGCCAATGTCTACAGTTCCATGAGGTCTGAGATCACCCAGATTTACTCTAAAATTACGGAACTAGAAATGGAAGTTAGTGAGCACTCACTCGTGATCAATGCTATACAACCACTTGATCCTGCAAGGCGGTGTTATAGGATGATTGGAGGTGTTCTTGTTGAGAGAACCATCAAGGAGGTCCTTCCTGCTGTTCAACGCAATAAGGAGGGAATTGAGGAAGTGATAGCGCGACTGAATGAAGCgttggagaaaaagaaaaaggagattTCAGACTTTGAGGCCAAGTATAAAATTAGAATCAGAAAACCTGATGAAGTAAAGGAGGAGGGTGCTCGAAAGGAAGGCTCTGCACAAGGAGTCCTTGTTGGTCCTGCTGGTTCAAATGAATAGACCTGTCTAGTTTTCAACTTCCATTTTGAGGTACTTTGTTGAATATGGTCAAGGAACTAAAGTACTTTATCATCATCTTTAGTGTGTGATCTATcatgttcatttatttttcgtGCCTTGGCGGTATTTTAACCAGACGATCGATCGTGACATTTTGGAAACCTTAATTTTATCTCCTCGAACATTAGTCAAGTGTTTCTTACCTGCTGAGACTTGTGGCTTTTTGTGCTTTGGCTATggattgtaatttttttaggtTGTTGGAGTACAATTTTAGACGTCTGAATCTAATTATTTTCTCATGGTACCGAAAATTATCTCATAAATTCCGATGCGATATATACCATCAGTGCTTGACATTTGATCTCACAAATATCTTTCCACTATCAATAATGACGAACACAAGTTCTTAATAGGGCTTTACTCagaaaagaaaacattaagAGGGTAAGTACTAAGTACTATCATTGTCTAACAAATTAGATGTATCAATTAATGATCTCGTAAATATGTCAATCAGTTCATCACATACATGAAAATTGCACTTTCAAAGCTATTCATTGCATCCAATATTCTAGTACTGAGTAATAGGAACAAAAGCATAGTTCAACAATCAAGTTCCTATGCGATGATCATTCAATGTGGTTGTTGGATGCCGTATCATATGGTATAGTTGGCTTTTCAGTCTTCTGCATGAATTCTAGAGTAATATCTCACAATGATTTAACTGCTACATTGAGCTCAATACGCAAGGCCGTCTATTACGAAGATGCTCCTCGAGGTCCAGGCTTTCCGTAGCCTAGACTGATAAGTTTTTGCACCAACTTTTTCTCAGCAGCTGCCTGAATAAGCAAGAAAGGGGAAAATTACAATCAAGCTAACAGCTGGAGATATATAAATGGAAATGACGTCCAAATAGAATTTTGAACAGGGAACACAAACATGCAGAGATAGAAACTAGAAAAGGAAGATAAACAGAGTGGGAACAAAAAGAGATCAAACCTCAAGCATGGGGCTGTTCTTGGGGATATTAGAAGCAAGTACAACATTGATTCCAGTCTTAAGAACTGCACAAGGATCTATGTTAGATGATATATCACGAGAATAATGTCTGTACTGACTTATTTCGAGTAGTAACAAACCTATTCTACGGGCAATACCAGCTCCTGTATTATCAGATGATCCCCCTGTCAAGGAACTCACGCTAACAGTATTGCCCTGCACATGACATAAAGAGTGTGACAACTGAAATAGACTAGACAAATCGCAACCACTATCACTCCTCAGAAATATAACATACATTACCCACCTCAACATCTAAATATTTTGAGGGGATATGGAGAGAGGTAATGTGAGAGTATGGCAAATTTCTGTAGAGTTTTATGATATCCcattttgagtttttgagttCCTGTCcctacttattttatttttttcctcaatAACTTACTTAGTCAATATCACTTTCTCTTTATGAGTATAATCATCATTCATCAGTATGACTCTCAGTTCTTGTTAACTTTACTCAAAAGCAATTACATAGATGATGAGAAAGGTGGCAGtataaagaaaagattgaaGTGCAATATATATACCAAGTTCCAAACTTACAGGTCTTGTTGGAGCAGCTGCATACAAATCCCCAAGTTTGGT
Proteins encoded in this window:
- the LOC107021017 gene encoding uncharacterized protein LOC107021017 is translated as MEESPPSSSSNGRVDVVTDTMNQLKVAEEGDDGSRVQVTCFSEVVNDATLYFQIIRLQNQIYAWIGCNSTKLGDLYAAAPTRPGNTVSVSSLTGGSSDNTGAGIARRIVLKTGINVVLASNIPKNSPMLEAAAEKKLVQKLISLGYGKPGPRGASS
- the LOC107021016 gene encoding probable prefoldin subunit 2, whose translation is MAARAEEPINEQAVANVYSSMRSEITQIYSKITELEMEVSEHSLVINAIQPLDPARRCYRMIGGVLVERTIKEVLPAVQRNKEGIEEVIARLNEALEKKKKEISDFEAKYKIRIRKPDEVKEEGARKEGSAQGVLVGPAGSNE